From the genome of Haloterrigena sp. KLK7, one region includes:
- a CDS encoding TIGR04024 family LLM class F420-dependent oxidoreductase, which translates to MNAELDLLVRLTDYERPQGVAERAVQAEQLGFDRLTVGETTGWNIVPPLTLAADRTDELGISNDVVSPYGRSPALLAQTALTMHDASDGRFRLGLGPSSPAITERWHGLEFDRPLRRTREAIEVIRSVYDDGNPAYEGEIFDIAGLNYEREVPESPPPIDLGTLGPKATEMAGRFGDGWTPQLFTRDGLEERLADLERGAELADETLEDLRVAPIVRGIASEDREAAREKARSTIAFMLGAYGPYYGDSVAQQGYSDVVEDVRAAWQDRDTDAMAAALPDDVLDDLAPAGTPAEVREWVEEYASLEGVDAVRIGFVNEMSEAEKETTMDAVADLV; encoded by the coding sequence GTGAACGCCGAACTGGATCTGCTGGTGCGACTCACCGATTACGAGCGCCCGCAGGGCGTCGCCGAGCGCGCCGTGCAGGCAGAGCAACTCGGCTTCGACCGGCTCACGGTCGGCGAGACGACCGGCTGGAACATCGTCCCGCCGCTGACGCTGGCCGCCGACCGGACCGACGAACTGGGCATCTCCAACGACGTCGTCTCGCCGTACGGCCGCTCGCCGGCGCTGCTCGCCCAGACCGCGCTGACGATGCACGACGCGTCCGACGGCCGGTTTCGCCTCGGTCTCGGCCCGAGTTCGCCCGCGATCACCGAGCGCTGGCACGGCCTCGAGTTCGACCGACCGCTCCGACGCACGCGCGAGGCCATCGAGGTGATCCGCTCGGTCTACGACGATGGGAACCCCGCCTACGAGGGCGAGATCTTCGATATCGCCGGGCTCAACTACGAGCGCGAGGTACCCGAGAGCCCGCCGCCGATCGACCTCGGCACTCTCGGTCCGAAAGCGACCGAGATGGCCGGCCGCTTCGGCGACGGCTGGACGCCCCAGCTGTTCACGAGAGACGGCCTCGAGGAGCGCCTCGCGGACCTCGAACGAGGCGCGGAACTCGCGGACGAGACGCTCGAGGACCTGCGCGTGGCTCCGATCGTTCGCGGCATCGCCAGCGAGGACCGCGAGGCCGCCCGCGAGAAGGCGCGGTCGACCATCGCGTTCATGTTGGGGGCCTACGGCCCCTACTACGGCGATTCGGTCGCCCAGCAGGGGTATTCCGACGTCGTCGAGGACGTTCGAGCCGCCTGGCAGGATCGGGACACCGACGCGATGGCTGCCGCCCTCCCCGACGACGTGCTAGACGACCTCGCGCCCGCGGGGACGCCCGCGGAGGTCCGCGAATGGGTCGAGGAGTACGCGAGCCTCGAGGGCGTCGACGCGGTTCGGATCGGCTTCGTCAACGAGATGAGCGAAGCGGAGAAGGAGACGACGATGGACGCGGTCGCTGACCTCGTCTGA